In Acidaminococcus fermentans DSM 20731, one genomic interval encodes:
- a CDS encoding shikimate dehydrogenase family protein — MHIDIHTRFITLLGDPLAQSFAARMQNRGYEAAGLNLVYFYTITGQEHLGDIVNGLRYMPVAGFAVTKPNKVKVLEYLDELDPLCRKMGSSNTVVKLPDGRLKGYNTDGTGFYTALTEAGIDVTKERFFCFGSGGAGRAMCSVLAYHGATKIWITDLFPESARSLVEDINKNFAPVAEMVPYEDFSKVGEATVVLNASGVGMGQSIGKTPLPPEFIQKDQFYFDACYNPARTRFLENAEKAGCRVMNGLTMSLYQGTAQVELWSGQKAPEEAMRRELEKILEEKKQQD, encoded by the coding sequence ATGCATATCGATATCCATACCCGGTTCATAACCCTGTTGGGAGATCCCCTGGCCCAGTCCTTTGCGGCCCGGATGCAGAACCGGGGCTATGAGGCGGCCGGGCTGAACCTGGTGTACTTCTACACCATCACCGGCCAGGAACACCTGGGTGACATTGTGAACGGGCTACGGTACATGCCCGTTGCCGGGTTTGCTGTTACAAAGCCCAACAAGGTAAAAGTGCTGGAATATCTGGATGAACTGGATCCCCTCTGCCGGAAAATGGGCTCCAGCAACACGGTGGTGAAGCTGCCGGACGGGCGGCTGAAGGGATACAATACCGACGGTACGGGCTTTTACACGGCACTGACGGAAGCCGGCATCGACGTGACGAAGGAAAGGTTTTTCTGCTTCGGCAGCGGCGGCGCCGGCCGGGCCATGTGCTCGGTGCTGGCCTATCATGGTGCGACGAAGATCTGGATCACGGACCTGTTTCCGGAAAGTGCCCGCAGCCTGGTGGAAGACATCAACAAAAACTTCGCCCCGGTGGCCGAAATGGTTCCCTATGAGGATTTCTCCAAAGTGGGAGAAGCCACAGTGGTGTTGAACGCCAGCGGCGTGGGCATGGGGCAGAGCATCGGGAAAACGCCCCTGCCCCCGGAATTCATCCAAAAGGACCAGTTCTATTTCGACGCCTGTTACAACCCGGCCCGGACCCGGTTCCTGGAAAATGCGGAAAAGGCCGGCTGCCGGGTCATGAACGGCCTCACCATGAGTCTGTACCAGGGCACGGCCCAGGTGGAACTGTGGTCGGGGCAGAAGGCACCGGAGGAAGCCATGCGCCGGGAACTGGAGAAGATCCTGGAAGAAAAGAAGCAGCAGGACTGA
- a CDS encoding TRAP transporter small permease — MESMMMENVKESSKAVQQKNSLNALIHWLDLHLEETFLVVMLVLIAGVTMLQVIVRKIPGMASLTWAEELCRFLWIWSVFLSLPYTIRTDSMLRVGVLKDLLPETLRKVLNLAVDGITLGCMSVLGLYGVEVVSVIGESHEISPAMQWPMAFVYSFMVLGFFLAALRAVQMLWFHVQHLQEPELSTLEQTLRDAADETALAQEGDD; from the coding sequence ATGGAGAGTATGATGATGGAAAATGTGAAGGAAAGCAGCAAGGCAGTACAACAAAAGAATTCTTTGAACGCTCTGATCCACTGGCTGGATCTGCACCTGGAAGAGACTTTTCTGGTGGTGATGCTGGTTCTCATTGCCGGCGTGACCATGCTCCAGGTCATTGTCCGGAAAATCCCCGGCATGGCCTCTCTCACCTGGGCAGAAGAACTGTGCCGGTTCCTGTGGATCTGGAGCGTTTTTCTGTCCCTGCCCTATACCATCCGGACGGACAGCATGCTCCGGGTGGGGGTGCTGAAGGATCTGCTGCCGGAAACCCTCCGGAAGGTGCTGAACCTGGCGGTGGACGGCATTACCCTGGGCTGCATGAGTGTCCTGGGGCTCTATGGGGTGGAAGTGGTTTCCGTCATCGGGGAAAGCCATGAGATTTCCCCGGCCATGCAGTGGCCCATGGCGTTTGTGTACAGCTTCATGGTATTGGGCTTTTTCCTGGCGGCGCTGCGGGCCGTCCAGATGCTCTGGTTCCATGTCCAGCATCTCCAGGAACCGGAACTGTCCACCCTGGAACAGACTCTCCGGGATGCAGCCGATGAAACGGCACTGGCCCAGGAAGGAGATGACTGA
- a CDS encoding TRAP transporter large permease, translated as MQAVLIFSVFLLAIALSLPIGISMILGATAPIALFHQGGTMGQVLNNAFSGANSTPILAVPLFILGGVIMAKGGISRKLFNFFAFFAGRIPGGLPCAVILTCLFYGAISGSGPATTAAVGAMCVPFLTELGYDKTWSAGLVAVAGGLGVIIPPSIPFVLYSLATGVSTGKLFLAGIIPGFLVGLALMVYAVIHCLRNGEDKAKVRERMDELSRLGFFRLFRDSSWALLCPVIVLGGIYTGFTTPTEAAAVSVFYALLVSLFVYRTMTFGDILPMLRESVRTYGGLAFVLAFATAFGRVLSMTRATKVVESFILGNFTSGVAVLTVLVLIFLLLGMVMDTGPAIIILVPVLLPACKKLGVDPVHLGVVLVCCLSIGLATPPFGLDLFVAGNIAGKQPMSVARKSIPFICAFLAALVGITYIPALSTFLPALW; from the coding sequence GTGCAGGCGGTACTGATCTTTTCCGTTTTTCTCCTGGCCATTGCCCTGTCCCTGCCCATCGGCATCAGCATGATCCTGGGGGCCACGGCTCCCATTGCCCTGTTCCATCAGGGCGGGACCATGGGACAGGTGCTGAACAACGCGTTTTCCGGGGCCAATTCCACCCCCATCCTGGCAGTTCCCCTGTTCATCCTGGGCGGGGTGATCATGGCCAAGGGCGGGATTTCCCGGAAACTGTTCAATTTCTTTGCTTTTTTTGCCGGCCGGATCCCCGGGGGACTGCCCTGTGCCGTGATCCTGACCTGTCTGTTCTATGGTGCCATTTCCGGTTCCGGCCCGGCTACCACGGCAGCGGTGGGAGCCATGTGCGTCCCCTTCCTGACAGAACTGGGCTATGACAAAACCTGGAGTGCCGGGCTGGTGGCGGTGGCAGGCGGCCTGGGAGTCATCATCCCGCCCTCCATTCCCTTTGTGCTCTATTCCCTGGCCACCGGGGTTTCCACCGGCAAGCTGTTCCTGGCGGGAATCATTCCCGGGTTCCTGGTGGGGCTGGCCCTGATGGTCTATGCGGTGATCCACTGTCTCCGGAACGGGGAAGACAAGGCCAAAGTCCGGGAACGGATGGACGAACTGTCCCGTCTGGGCTTTTTCCGGTTGTTCCGGGACAGTTCCTGGGCCCTGCTCTGCCCGGTCATTGTCCTGGGGGGCATCTATACCGGGTTCACCACGCCCACGGAAGCAGCGGCGGTTTCTGTTTTTTATGCCCTGCTGGTATCTCTTTTTGTTTACCGGACCATGACCTTCGGGGATATCCTGCCCATGCTCCGGGAATCGGTCCGGACCTATGGGGGACTGGCCTTCGTCCTGGCTTTTGCCACGGCCTTTGGCCGGGTACTTTCCATGACCCGGGCCACCAAGGTGGTGGAAAGCTTCATCCTGGGGAACTTTACTTCCGGGGTGGCAGTACTGACGGTACTGGTGCTGATTTTCCTGCTCCTGGGGATGGTCATGGATACGGGACCGGCCATCATCATCCTGGTGCCGGTGCTGCTCCCTGCCTGCAAAAAACTGGGGGTGGATCCGGTCCATCTGGGGGTGGTGCTGGTATGCTGCCTGTCCATCGGGCTGGCGACGCCGCCTTTTGGACTGGATCTGTTTGTGGCCGGGAACATTGCCGGGAAGCAGCCCATGAGCGTGGCCCGGAAATCCATTCCTTTTATCTGTGCGTTCCTGGCGGCGCTGGTGGGAATCACCTATATTCCGGCTCTTTCCACCTTCCTGCCGGCCCTTTGGTAA
- a CDS encoding TRAP transporter substrate-binding protein, which translates to MEKPWKKLAGLCLAGLLLFGVTACGKAPAAAKPEEKTAGPYKNLPQVVLVGGDSAGKGSVGQKFGELVARKVEEKSGGRLKIDYHPNAELGGDEDLLRQLRANDIQLVVGQMAPVTAFVPEGAVFDLPMVFAPYDGKTIDRVLNGPGPFRQKLAAAYEKAGLHYMGTLQNGTYRLMTSNRPVKTVEDFRGLKIRTMSNRNHMAFWSALGANPTPLAWPELYFSLQSGIVDAEENAADSILSANFNEVQKYVGETNVILYANEMVLNQKAWDSLPEAYRQVLDQSVREALEELSPTLVQVDRDCKEKLQKKGMTLVTYGPEFYQEVRNQPAVQELYKKIDAQTGGLGTLMVEELGK; encoded by the coding sequence ATGGAAAAACCATGGAAAAAACTGGCCGGTCTCTGTCTGGCAGGACTGCTCCTTTTCGGGGTCACCGCCTGCGGGAAAGCACCGGCTGCCGCAAAGCCTGAAGAAAAAACAGCGGGGCCCTATAAGAATCTGCCCCAGGTGGTGCTGGTAGGGGGAGATTCTGCCGGAAAAGGGTCCGTGGGCCAGAAGTTCGGGGAACTGGTGGCCCGGAAAGTGGAAGAGAAATCCGGTGGACGGCTGAAAATCGATTACCATCCCAATGCGGAACTGGGAGGGGATGAAGACCTTCTCCGGCAGCTCCGGGCCAATGATATCCAGCTGGTGGTGGGCCAGATGGCTCCGGTGACGGCTTTCGTGCCGGAAGGAGCGGTGTTCGACCTGCCCATGGTCTTCGCTCCCTATGACGGAAAGACCATCGACCGGGTGCTGAATGGACCGGGCCCCTTCCGGCAGAAACTGGCCGCCGCCTACGAAAAAGCCGGGCTCCATTACATGGGGACCCTTCAGAACGGGACCTACCGGCTGATGACCTCCAACCGGCCGGTGAAGACGGTGGAGGATTTCAGGGGGCTGAAGATCCGGACCATGAGCAACCGGAACCATATGGCCTTCTGGTCCGCTCTGGGCGCCAATCCCACCCCCCTGGCCTGGCCGGAACTGTATTTCTCCCTTCAGAGCGGCATCGTGGATGCGGAGGAAAATGCGGCGGACAGCATCCTTTCCGCCAATTTCAACGAAGTCCAGAAATACGTGGGGGAAACCAACGTGATTCTCTATGCCAATGAAATGGTCCTGAACCAAAAAGCCTGGGACAGCCTGCCGGAAGCCTACCGACAGGTACTGGACCAGTCCGTCCGGGAGGCCCTGGAAGAACTGTCGCCCACCCTGGTCCAGGTGGACCGGGACTGCAAAGAGAAGCTTCAGAAAAAGGGCATGACCCTGGTCACCTACGGACCGGAATTCTACCAGGAAGTCCGGAACCAGCCGGCAGTCCAGGAACTGTACAAAAAAATCGACGCCCAGACCGGAGGCCTGGGAACGCTGATGGTGGAAGAGTTGGGGAAATGA
- the aroD gene encoding type I 3-dehydroquinate dehydratase, whose translation MAQPVLVKNLAIGEGQPKIAVPLTAPTLSGLEEALDQLAECPCDLVEWRADCYGPIREPGSWKAPLALFRERIPHLPLLFTIRTAAEGGNLAISTEAYVQLLEEAMDSGAMDLADVELSRGSQVMERLVDRAHRKGIKVVGSCHDFQKTPSREALVRTLCAMQDLGCDLAKYAVMPQTEQDVLTLLAATLEMKEEHPRTPVITMSMGAMGAVTRIGGGRFGSAVTFATAGPASAPGQLPADLLAQVLPRV comes from the coding sequence ATGGCCCAACCTGTACTTGTAAAAAATCTGGCAATCGGCGAAGGACAGCCGAAAATTGCCGTCCCACTGACAGCCCCCACCCTGTCCGGACTGGAAGAAGCCCTGGATCAGCTGGCAGAATGTCCCTGTGACCTGGTCGAATGGCGAGCGGACTGCTATGGTCCCATCCGGGAACCGGGCAGCTGGAAAGCTCCCCTGGCCCTTTTCCGGGAAAGGATTCCCCACCTGCCCCTGCTTTTCACCATCCGTACGGCGGCGGAAGGCGGAAACCTGGCCATTTCCACGGAGGCCTATGTCCAGCTCCTGGAAGAGGCCATGGACAGCGGCGCCATGGATCTGGCGGACGTGGAACTGTCCCGGGGCTCCCAGGTGATGGAACGCCTGGTGGACCGGGCCCACAGAAAGGGAATCAAAGTGGTGGGTTCCTGCCACGATTTCCAGAAGACCCCCTCCCGGGAAGCGCTGGTCCGTACCCTGTGCGCCATGCAGGATCTTGGCTGTGATCTGGCCAAATACGCAGTGATGCCCCAAACGGAACAGGATGTGCTGACCCTGCTGGCAGCCACCCTGGAAATGAAGGAGGAACATCCCCGGACCCCGGTGATCACCATGTCCATGGGAGCCATGGGGGCCGTTACCCGGATCGGAGGCGGGCGGTTCGGTTCCGCCGTGACCTTTGCCACCGCCGGTCCGGCCTCCGCACCGGGCCAGCTCCCGGCTGATCTGCTGGCCCAGGTATTGCCGAGGGTATGA
- a CDS encoding YfcC family protein: MADQPKKQRKMLSSYSIVFLFLIFTAILTWFVPQSVVINDHGTKKIIYDAILVKGKVMAGQGLQPMGLWDIIMAPAKGFVKAAQLCFALLMAGAFLHLLNYVGAMRAGIGWLLKRFTGKTLIVVLTFFSALFGAVYGLWEEIPAYSMAVVPLFVLAGYDVVTGIGVLTVGATAGNMASVVNPFSLGAAVGAIGNESLSLGSGIVLRLVLFAVLYLVALAYVLQYAARVKKDPSRSIVAGLPVNTMVEERQEEVEITSRQALSIGLLVLIVIAMICGYVPWDSIKFADGTTAKTLVNLPFTTLAKVPVLGNLLGAEHYTQFGDWYFEEFSFVFLAGALLLGIINKIPEATFIKEFIAGARDLLSVVLVLAIANGISVIMGSKTAGMSVTFVYWIQNALQGVPSWAFSLAVILSYVAIGFFMQSTSGVAGITMPILGAVAYALYETAPIGPVGGQVLLIASFTIGLNFTSALYPSATNMGTLELYKVPYDIYLKFILKGALLLLVTGGIIVSVAPMLGIL; encoded by the coding sequence ATGGCGGATCAACCCAAGAAACAAAGAAAAATGCTCAGTTCCTATTCCATCGTTTTCCTGTTCCTGATCTTCACAGCCATCCTGACCTGGTTCGTGCCCCAGTCCGTGGTCATCAACGACCATGGAACCAAGAAAATCATCTATGATGCCATCCTGGTGAAGGGAAAAGTGATGGCCGGCCAGGGGCTCCAGCCCATGGGGCTGTGGGACATCATCATGGCCCCGGCCAAGGGGTTCGTGAAGGCGGCCCAGCTGTGCTTTGCCCTCTTGATGGCCGGAGCGTTCCTCCATCTGCTGAACTATGTGGGAGCCATGCGGGCCGGGATCGGCTGGCTGCTGAAGCGGTTCACCGGCAAGACCCTGATTGTGGTGCTGACCTTCTTCTCCGCCCTTTTCGGGGCCGTTTACGGCCTCTGGGAAGAGATCCCCGCTTATTCCATGGCGGTGGTGCCCCTGTTCGTCCTGGCCGGATATGATGTGGTCACCGGCATCGGGGTGCTGACGGTGGGGGCCACGGCCGGCAACATGGCCAGCGTGGTGAACCCTTTCTCCCTGGGGGCTGCCGTGGGGGCCATCGGCAATGAAAGCCTGTCCCTGGGCAGCGGCATCGTCCTGCGGCTGGTGCTTTTCGCCGTGCTCTATCTGGTGGCCCTGGCCTATGTGCTCCAGTATGCGGCCCGGGTGAAGAAAGATCCCTCCAGATCCATTGTGGCCGGACTGCCGGTGAACACCATGGTGGAGGAAAGGCAGGAAGAGGTGGAAATCACCTCCCGTCAGGCTCTTTCCATCGGGCTCCTGGTACTGATCGTCATTGCCATGATCTGCGGCTATGTGCCCTGGGACTCCATTAAATTTGCGGATGGAACCACGGCAAAGACCCTGGTGAATCTGCCTTTTACCACCCTGGCCAAGGTACCGGTACTGGGGAACCTGCTGGGCGCGGAACATTACACCCAGTTCGGAGACTGGTATTTTGAAGAATTTTCCTTCGTATTCCTGGCCGGTGCCCTGCTGCTGGGAATCATCAACAAGATCCCGGAAGCCACCTTCATCAAAGAATTCATCGCCGGAGCCCGGGACCTGCTCAGCGTGGTGCTGGTGCTGGCCATTGCCAATGGGATTTCCGTGATCATGGGCAGCAAGACCGCCGGCATGTCCGTCACCTTTGTGTACTGGATCCAGAATGCCCTCCAGGGCGTGCCTTCCTGGGCTTTCTCCCTGGCCGTCATCCTGTCCTATGTGGCCATCGGGTTCTTCATGCAGTCCACCAGCGGGGTAGCCGGGATCACCATGCCCATCCTGGGGGCCGTGGCCTATGCCCTGTATGAAACCGCTCCCATCGGGCCGGTGGGGGGGCAGGTACTGCTGATCGCCAGCTTCACCATCGGGCTGAACTTCACCAGTGCCCTGTATCCCAGTGCCACCAACATGGGGACTTTGGAACTCTACAAGGTACCCTATGACATCTACCTGAAGTTCATCCTGAAAGGGGCCCTGCTGCTGCTCGTTACCGGCGGGATCATCGTTTCCGTGGCGCCCATGCTGGGCATCCTGTAA
- a CDS encoding aminoacyl-histidine dipeptidase has product MTVLDSLEPRRVFHFFEEISRIPHGSGHTKAISDWLVEFGRKRGLEVRQDALNNVVLVGPASPGYEQAEPVIFQGHMDMVCEKAPDCPKDMEKEGLDLEVSGDEITARGTTLGADDGIAVAMGLALLDDPSIPRPRLEAVFTVDEEIGMLGAVDLDASGLAGRRMINMDSEEEGVFTAGCAGGVDVNCALPVRREAFAGTCLELKISGLTGGHSGAEIHKGRANGDRLMGRLLLHLDREVLYRLVEVEGGTKDNAIPREARAAVLTPEPEKLRQAVAAFDRILRQEFQVTDPDLQVTAEPARAERLPMDRESTEKVQCLLTSLPGGVQVMSPELEGMVQTSLNLGILYTEDGQVCAGLLVRSSVESQKEMVAEQIEGLLRQLGGQAIRSGDYPGWAYRADSPLRDLFVQVYREQYGKEPKVEAIHAGVECGMFAAKLPGLDCISLGPTLTEIHTYRETMHIASVQRTWNLLLEVLKRMK; this is encoded by the coding sequence ATGACCGTACTGGATTCTCTGGAACCCCGCCGGGTGTTCCATTTCTTTGAAGAAATTTCCCGGATTCCCCATGGGTCCGGCCATACCAAAGCCATCAGTGACTGGCTGGTGGAATTTGGCCGGAAACGGGGCCTGGAAGTCCGTCAGGATGCCCTGAACAATGTGGTCCTGGTGGGACCGGCTTCTCCCGGATATGAACAGGCAGAGCCGGTGATTTTCCAGGGCCACATGGACATGGTCTGTGAAAAGGCCCCGGACTGCCCCAAGGACATGGAAAAGGAAGGCCTGGATCTGGAAGTGTCCGGGGATGAAATCACCGCCCGGGGGACCACCCTGGGGGCGGATGACGGGATTGCCGTGGCCATGGGCCTGGCCCTGCTGGATGATCCCTCCATTCCCCGGCCCCGGCTGGAAGCGGTGTTCACCGTGGACGAGGAAATCGGCATGCTGGGAGCAGTGGATCTGGATGCCAGCGGACTTGCAGGCCGGCGGATGATCAATATGGATTCGGAGGAAGAAGGGGTCTTCACCGCAGGCTGTGCCGGCGGAGTGGATGTGAACTGCGCCCTGCCCGTCCGGCGGGAAGCCTTTGCCGGCACCTGCCTGGAACTGAAGATCAGCGGCCTGACAGGGGGACACTCTGGAGCGGAAATCCACAAGGGAAGGGCCAACGGGGACAGGCTCATGGGCCGTCTCCTGCTCCATCTGGACCGGGAAGTCCTGTACCGGCTGGTTGAAGTGGAAGGGGGAACCAAGGACAACGCCATTCCCCGGGAAGCCAGGGCGGCTGTGCTGACTCCCGAACCGGAAAAACTCCGGCAGGCAGTGGCGGCTTTTGACCGGATTCTCCGGCAGGAATTCCAGGTGACCGATCCGGACCTCCAGGTGACGGCAGAGCCGGCAAGGGCGGAACGCCTGCCCATGGACCGGGAATCCACGGAAAAGGTCCAGTGTCTCCTGACCAGTCTGCCGGGAGGGGTCCAGGTCATGAGTCCGGAACTGGAAGGCATGGTCCAGACCTCCCTGAACCTGGGGATCCTCTATACGGAAGACGGGCAGGTGTGCGCCGGCCTGCTGGTGCGCAGCAGTGTGGAAAGCCAGAAGGAAATGGTGGCGGAACAGATCGAAGGGCTGCTGCGGCAGCTGGGAGGACAGGCCATCCGCTCCGGGGACTATCCGGGCTGGGCCTACCGGGCAGATTCGCCTCTCCGGGACCTGTTTGTCCAGGTGTACCGGGAACAGTATGGAAAGGAACCCAAAGTGGAAGCCATCCACGCCGGGGTGGAATGCGGCATGTTCGCCGCCAAGCTCCCGGGACTGGACTGCATTTCCCTGGGGCCCACCCTGACGGAAATCCATACGTATCGGGAAACCATGCACATCGCTTCCGTCCAGCGGACCTGGAACCTGCTGCTGGAAGTACTGAAACGGATGAAATGA
- a CDS encoding DUF5714 domain-containing protein: MNDMEQRTQAIIEACAQEKETNPLAIFRHVASRDFVRIHGPEHHVLDGACLLTALHNAGMEFDLRELLGRLRQEGLQMPGAICGHWGVCGAVASIGAALALLEETGPLTTDSSWGSHMTCTARALANLAAIGGPRCCKRDAYTALKTAIPYVKERFGITLPEEKTVCGFYPRNQQCLEERCPYNPQFCD, from the coding sequence ATGAATGATATGGAACAGCGGACCCAGGCCATCATCGAAGCCTGTGCCCAGGAAAAGGAAACCAATCCCCTGGCCATTTTCCGTCATGTGGCCAGCAGGGATTTTGTCCGGATCCATGGACCGGAACATCATGTGCTGGATGGAGCCTGCCTGCTGACAGCGCTCCACAATGCCGGTATGGAATTTGATCTCAGGGAGCTGTTGGGCAGGCTGCGGCAGGAGGGACTCCAGATGCCCGGGGCCATCTGCGGCCACTGGGGCGTCTGCGGTGCCGTGGCTTCCATAGGGGCTGCCCTGGCTCTCCTGGAAGAAACCGGGCCTTTGACCACGGATTCTTCCTGGGGCAGCCACATGACCTGCACGGCCAGGGCCCTGGCCAATCTGGCGGCCATTGGCGGGCCACGCTGCTGCAAGCGGGATGCATATACGGCTTTGAAAACAGCCATTCCCTATGTAAAGGAACGGTTCGGGATCACCCTGCCGGAAGAAAAAACCGTTTGTGGTTTCTATCCCAGGAACCAGCAGTGCCTGGAGGAAAGGTGTCCGTATAATCCGCAGTTTTGCGACTAG
- a CDS encoding ArnT family glycosyltransferase has product MKKKYWLGFWAAAVFLLFFMNSSLPLTDSVEGNYALTAKEMVLSGDWLSPQIYGRYWYDKPVFAYWMIALGFKIFGFSEFGARFFPSLFGLGGLWLTVQAGKRLYREEVGFLSGVLLLMTLEFFTISKSVLTDGMLFLFMDGALLCFFLGYSSREKNWYYGVYLLSALATLTKGPIGFLMPGFIITLFLLYQKDWKCLKDAKLATGIPLFLLVALPWYIAMARVHPDFLGSFLGTQNVLRATVSEHPRDNVIWYYTAVNILNAYAWVGFVPGMLWNLLRKNGKWNYPAAREAFLLLWMAAIFVFFQCMATKYITYTYPLLLPLCVLTADYIWKKGSSLPLKGMLLCNILFYGALTFAASKVTKLAPGVFPNPGNLFYFMLIYTLCMVVLAFHKYKGKSSQEVFSTVVMLTIAFHCCSLDLLAKPLMEDVTGKTAAQFINALVPADMPIYIRGGGYPTSGVFYTGREMVMLVPDEEAEAFKPRQDSWSAKNIMPWTTYGQVREQQGKALVLVDTKTRKLKTKLEEDWPGTWKRVKLPGQWTVMIKER; this is encoded by the coding sequence ATGAAGAAGAAATACTGGCTGGGGTTTTGGGCCGCGGCTGTTTTTTTGCTGTTTTTCATGAACTCATCCCTGCCTCTGACGGACAGCGTGGAAGGGAACTATGCCCTGACGGCCAAGGAAATGGTCCTCAGCGGAGACTGGCTGTCTCCCCAGATCTACGGCCGGTACTGGTATGACAAACCGGTTTTCGCCTACTGGATGATCGCCCTTGGCTTCAAGATTTTCGGGTTCAGCGAATTCGGGGCCCGTTTCTTTCCGTCCCTGTTCGGACTGGGAGGCCTGTGGCTGACGGTGCAGGCGGGAAAACGGCTGTATCGGGAAGAAGTGGGCTTTTTAAGCGGTGTCCTGTTGCTGATGACCCTGGAGTTTTTTACTATTTCCAAAAGTGTCCTGACCGACGGCATGCTGTTCCTGTTCATGGACGGGGCGCTGCTGTGTTTTTTCCTGGGATACAGCAGCCGGGAAAAGAACTGGTATTACGGGGTGTATCTCCTGTCCGCTCTGGCCACCCTTACCAAAGGGCCCATCGGATTTCTCATGCCCGGGTTCATCATTACGCTTTTCCTGCTGTACCAGAAGGACTGGAAATGTCTGAAAGACGCCAAACTGGCCACCGGGATCCCGCTGTTCCTGCTGGTGGCCCTGCCCTGGTACATTGCCATGGCCCGGGTCCATCCGGATTTCCTGGGCAGTTTTCTGGGTACCCAGAATGTGCTCCGGGCTACGGTTTCTGAACATCCCCGGGACAATGTGATCTGGTACTATACGGCGGTAAATATCCTGAACGCCTATGCCTGGGTGGGCTTTGTGCCCGGCATGCTGTGGAACCTGCTGCGGAAAAACGGAAAATGGAATTATCCGGCTGCCCGGGAAGCTTTCCTGCTGCTGTGGATGGCGGCCATTTTTGTATTCTTCCAGTGCATGGCCACTAAATACATTACCTACACTTACCCCCTGCTGCTGCCCCTGTGCGTGCTGACGGCGGACTATATCTGGAAAAAGGGAAGCAGCCTGCCCCTGAAGGGGATGCTGCTGTGCAATATCCTTTTCTACGGGGCCCTGACCTTTGCCGCTTCCAAAGTGACCAAACTGGCCCCCGGGGTGTTTCCCAATCCCGGCAATCTCTTCTATTTCATGCTGATCTACACACTCTGCATGGTTGTGCTGGCCTTCCACAAATACAAGGGGAAAAGCAGCCAGGAAGTATTTTCCACCGTGGTGATGCTGACCATTGCCTTCCACTGCTGCAGTCTGGATCTGCTGGCCAAACCTCTGATGGAGGACGTGACCGGGAAGACTGCGGCCCAGTTCATCAACGCCCTGGTCCCGGCGGATATGCCCATTTACATCCGGGGCGGCGGCTATCCCACTTCCGGGGTGTTCTACACCGGCCGGGAAATGGTGATGCTGGTGCCCGATGAGGAGGCGGAAGCCTTCAAACCCAGGCAAGACAGCTGGTCCGCCAAGAACATCATGCCCTGGACCACCTATGGTCAGGTCCGGGAACAGCAGGGGAAGGCCCTGGTGCTGGTGGACACCAAGACACGGAAACTGAAGACAAAGCTGGAGGAAGACTGGCCGGGTACCTGGAAACGGGTGAAGCTGCCCGGACAGTGGACGGTTATGATCAAAGAGAGGTAG
- a CDS encoding LysR family transcriptional regulator — MKLHQLRYFQEVCRQHSITKAAEELHISQPAVSAAIRELEEEFGLKLFKRSHKKLVLTTEGSYFSLEVEELLQKANQIADDMTRLQKKNTSIRVGLPPMMEALEIPFLALFHRKHPEIRLELHHGNSLSLRKALQDGRIDIAIVSGKGADQDDMATRAMKHCEIVYCVSRSHPLARETAISIPQLAQEDLVEIENSQKFRETVLERFHQDHCTPRIQWSTSQLYTKIQLLRSGVAGGFLYRAVAEREPDLVPLSLTPPLYYEIEMLWQNSALENETIRTFLEFAQEHGTIEKP, encoded by the coding sequence ATGAAATTACATCAATTGCGCTATTTTCAGGAGGTCTGCCGTCAGCACAGCATCACCAAGGCAGCGGAAGAACTTCACATATCCCAACCTGCTGTTTCGGCGGCCATCCGGGAACTGGAAGAGGAATTTGGCCTGAAGCTGTTCAAGCGGTCCCACAAAAAGCTGGTGCTCACCACGGAAGGATCCTATTTTTCTCTGGAAGTGGAAGAACTGCTCCAGAAGGCCAATCAGATTGCCGATGATATGACCCGTCTCCAGAAGAAAAACACCTCCATCCGGGTGGGACTGCCCCCCATGATGGAAGCCCTGGAAATCCCCTTTCTGGCTCTTTTCCACAGAAAGCATCCGGAAATCCGGCTGGAACTCCATCACGGAAACTCCCTTTCCCTGCGGAAAGCCCTCCAGGATGGCCGGATCGACATTGCCATTGTCAGCGGCAAGGGAGCGGACCAGGATGACATGGCCACCCGTGCCATGAAACACTGCGAAATTGTCTACTGTGTCAGCCGCAGCCATCCCCTGGCCCGGGAAACGGCCATTTCCATTCCCCAGCTGGCCCAGGAGGATCTGGTGGAAATCGAAAACAGCCAGAAATTCAGGGAAACGGTCCTGGAACGGTTCCACCAGGATCACTGCACCCCCCGGATCCAGTGGTCCACCTCCCAGCTTTACACCAAGATCCAGCTGCTTCGCAGCGGAGTGGCCGGCGGATTCCTGTACCGTGCAGTGGCGGAACGGGAACCGGACCTGGTTCCTCTTTCCCTGACCCCGCCTCTCTATTATGAAATCGAGATGCTGTGGCAGAATAGTGCCCTGGAAAATGAAACCATCCGGACCTTCCTGGAATTTGCCCAGGAACATGGAACCATTGAAAAACCGTAA